TCTGTTGAAGAAACACAAGATTGTCAGAGTTATTTAACTTCAAGTTTACATTGTTGATCATGTACATCAGGTTCACTTCTATTACTGAGACAAATGGATGAAGGGCCTCTGGTTTGTCTCATTAGTAGAATAGTAAAAATCAGTGAATGGATTTGAAATTACACAAACATCACGGCAgaactgtatgtgtttgttgtgttttaagtgCAGATACTGACCAAATCCTTCTCATCCTTGGCAGGGAACAGCGGTGTGCCCATTGAGAGCTCAGCAGCAATGCAGCCGAGAGACCATACGTCGATGTTCCCGCTGAAACGATCTTCACACAGAATCTCAGGAGACCTTAggataagaaacacaaacatattactGAGGTTTAAAATTTGCTAAACTCCTTGTTAGTCAGTTTCTGAGATATAAACCTGACATGCCAGCAGTGAGGACTTGTCCAAttatttacagtaaacacagcTGTCCCAGGTATACAGATGTGCTGTCAGTTACTTACCTGTACCACAAGGTCTGGAGGGTTTCACCGATCATTTCCTCAGGATCATCGCAGGATATGCCAAAGTCAATGACCTTAACTTTGAGTGGCTGCCTGACATGATCCACCAGCATGATGTTATCTGGCTTCAAATCTGCATGAATGATCCCTGCGCTGTTCATAAAGTCCAAGGCTGTAGCTAGCTGAAATCATGaaaagcataataataataatcatgagcTTCAGAGTTCATTTTATCAACAACGACTGTAACAGTGACTTTTTAGAGACCAAGTTTACCCTTCACGCAGTAAGCAAAGCAGTAAGTGTAAGAgcttgagtttaaaaaacaaacctgctgcagaatggGGCGGATCTGCTTCAGCTGAAGGTGTTGACCCGGGCTGATCTGTCTGAATTTCTGCAGATCCATATCCAGGAGCTCAAACACAAGACAGTAATGTTCCTTGTAGAAGAATGACTCGTGCAAGTTGACGATGTTGAACCTGTCTGAATGGAGCTTCTTCATGTTTTGAAGGATGACCTCCTCTTCTTGTGCACAGTCAATGTTTTCAAGGCTTTGGATGATTTTTAAAGCCACCGTTTCACCGGTGGTCACATTCCTGCATTGAATGACCATACCATAGGAGCCATTTCCAAGGTACTTCTGTGCAAGGTAATATGTAGTGGGGGAGGGGATCAGGTCTCCTTCACTGATATTAAACTCACTGTTCTGAGACATGGTGACAGAgtagttattttgttgatgtttcaCACTTGTCAGGAGAATAGAAAAGAAGGAAGTTAGATGGAGCCAAATATTCTCTCACAAATCCTGATCCAGTTCCTATCAGCCAGGTAAGTAGCATAAGAGTTAACACACCATCAAGCTCACTACTTGTAATCTTGAAACTCTATAAGTACTAAAAGTAATGCTTATATCATAGACAGATCATGAGACTCCTTTAATGTCTAATCAAATCTGTCACATTGTATAAACTCCATGCCTTTGTAGtgatttcctttattttatgtgaattttctttcttttcttttcatcatgaTTCTTTAATTTGAATCTTTGTCAACCATCATGATTTACCcaaactcaaaaaaaaaaatcattggaTGAACGCCATTTTATATTGCCACTTATATTCCATCTAAACAATTCAAGTTATATCAGTATATCTTGATTGTGTTACTTGAAAACCACATAGATGTGTGGGTGGAATGTCATTTGAATATGTTCATTCAACTAATGTgctttaattgaattaaaatcTTTGTAGCTACTTACTCTAGTCTAATTAATTTAAGTTTAGTTTACATTGGTCAAACACTATAGTTCAACACAATTCAGTTTTGTTGAATGAACACATGTCGGTTTTGTCTGCTATACTAATGTCACTCTTGTTGTTTTAATTAGTATTGTTTTCATTGCTATTGTaagcattcattttaattaaattaccaCATATTCACTAACATACATAAAAAAGGACATCATGCAAAaccatttgacattttattaaatgtttgtcttttcaAACTGCCATGATCCTGTTCTcaagttttaaaactttaagtgcaacaattcaacttttttaacccatttataaaatgcaataaaatagACATTGAAAATCACCAAATATTTTTTGCCCATAATACAATTGTGTGCATGACAACAACAATTTGCATTTTAACAccattttaaacactgaatTATTACAACACGTGTTGTGCActgccaacattttttttaaataaattggtTGTGTTAAAactacagtaaaataaataatctttacaaaaaatctTTGTGAATACAAATACTCAATTTTAAAGGAGTCTAAACATTACTGGTGTATTTATTCTATTGAACATTTAAGAGTGATTGTGTGTTCGTCAGCGAGTAAAACTGCTCAGAAAAGCCACAATTGTCCATGTAGTAAAATCAGTGTAGATGTGTGTTCAAAAACATCTCTGTctgctccacccacacacaaaggTACATACAAATACCAGGCTTCTGTAATGTACTGGGATGTGTTGGATTCAATTGCTCGACTCGTAGACAGAGATGATAAGGAATCCCTTTTACTGGAAGATTATGGTACACGGAGTGGCAGTCCAGTAACAACACAATTCCAATAAGGGTCGGACAGTAGCAGAAGTCGAAGGAGATCCAGTCCAGGTTCGGCACACAGGTAAGGCAGTCCAATAACAAGCATACAATTCCGATGAGTGTCAGGCAGTAGCAGGGTTCGGTGAAGATCCAGTCCAGGTTCGGTACACGGGTAGACAAGAATCACTGGAAGCTTACAAATCATGGTATTCGCTGGAACCCTTGAGACATGGGGGAACAAAGACGAACTTCCAAagcgacacaggaacacacagactaaatacaccaggTGATGAGGAGCAGGTGCAAACAATCGGTGAGGAGCAGATAATCAACCAGGTGGAGCACACacaagggagggagtgaggagtctgaaacgagaggagaggtgagtaaacaataacaacacagaacagaagaataaacGATAAATATACCAACTTAACCTTAGTAGTCAGGACTGGACGTAACAGCTTCTTTCAGTCTTCTTCAAGCTCATTCACTGCAGAAGCTTGTTCTTCAGGAACCGTGCCTTGGACGACAGCCTCTGCCCATCCAGGTTTAGGAGAATCTTCTGCAGGACTTCAAAAGTGCATTTGAGCTCTGGTGGGTAGCTCAGGTTCAGACAGTATATCAGTCCAAAGAgcagagcacaggcaatcacaATGTTACCCAAACCACcagtggtgtaaagtaacgGAGTAGAAGTACTTCGTTACAGTACTTAACTAGTTTTTTTGAGGATCTATACTTTCCttgagtatttatattcatcaggacttctacttttactccactacatttaaaagaaaaaatatatacttttactccgttacattttcattgaacacctcgttactcgttacaaattaaaatctgaatataattataattgtcTCTCATCGCGATTGGATTATCCGGACTGTCCGTGTTTGCGCGAGAACCGACGGTGTCTCGCGAGGATAACCTGAGGCCGGCACGGGAGATAAGCCGTTAGCCGTCAACCCGACTACACCGGAGTAAACCACCATGGCTACCTCATCCACCTCATCTATCGCTGGTGCCGAAGACACGGCCGAAGAACCAAATCCACCACACCCGTGGCCGTATCTCGCGACCATGTTTGCCTTCGTGGGGATGCAAGATACATCCTATCGAATGAAGTGCCTCTTGTGTCTACCGAGGGAGACGGAAATAATGGCGTTTCAAAACTCTCCGTCGAACCTCAAAAAACACTTTCAGGTAAGTGAATTAAGTAATGGCAGCCAGAGTCATGTTATGTATTGTGCCAGGAATAAGTGCAAAAGTCTCGCTGGTAAAATATAGTTTGCCAACAGAACAGATACAGTTGAGCATTTTACTTAACATGCTTAAAATGCGTGTCTACAAAGTAGACACGCATCCAGGTATGGTCCAAGTGTAGGCGTGCATACACAAATTGTTGTTTGGATTGCATGTAACTCATAATTGTTATAGTTCACCACATTTACAGCTATTTGTAGAGTATATTCTTTCTGCTGAATCTATGTATATTCTGTATGTCCATTGTCTGAGTGCAGTTGGTAATTTATTCTCCCATTTATATTCTCTGGCTGCAACATATAGTTGCATATCCTACCTCACTAACTTAGGAAAGATGCAATTCTATTTATATACAATGTAATATATTCATCGGCCGATATCATTGGTAATAACTGTTTACCCTACCCTACTAGTTTAGTGTCAACATTTCTGCTGTGTCAACAGACCCTGAAATGGTTGCCGCTGCTATTCTCCTCCCTAAATTTAGAACTGCATGGACAAAAGATATTGCTACAATCAGAATGGGTAAGACAAATGAAGATGATCAATGTTGAAATTTGTAAACGAAAGTAATATGTGAATGTACATGAAATCAGGGTTAATGGTATTTCAGCTGTACTAATTCTATTTTGACCCTCCATGTATTTCAGGAATGGACTACATCAAGGAGCAGATCGCGGATCCTTCCTTGTCAGGAGAAGCCACCAGATCCAGCTCATCTGATGAGGGAGA
This is a stretch of genomic DNA from Pleuronectes platessa chromosome 3, fPlePla1.1, whole genome shotgun sequence. It encodes these proteins:
- the LOC128436363 gene encoding homeodomain-interacting protein kinase 3-like produces the protein MSQNSEFNISEGDLIPSPTTYYLAQKYLGNGSYGMVIQCRNVTTGETVALKIIQSLENIDCAQEEEVILQNMKKLHSDRFNIVNLHESFFYKEHYCLVFELLDMDLQKFRQISPGQHLQLKQIRPILQQLATALDFMNSAGIIHADLKPDNIMLVDHVRQPLKVKVIDFGISCDDPEEMIGETLQTLWYRSPEILCEDRFSGNIDVWSLGCIAAELSMGTPLFPAKDEKDLGNHPVWTEDDQAEYCDLQGFMDLMKQMLMMSQYDRITPNRILQHPFITMSHLQGSFKNSLYLKSCEDLMDICQDQSSEDEGPGEQVILQMSLNRESSSSTARPAKEASKVNVKSGNRPEVSKVRRCEQLAAARKGTSGKTGPNQSKRMRERHDPSSIFNPSRKKRHMGPAGMRDSKAKVRRSERLAAIRKVASGQTGPIRLKRMREEDDSVGQNRFVARRRIELAL